Proteins from one Xenopus tropicalis strain Nigerian chromosome 1, UCB_Xtro_10.0, whole genome shotgun sequence genomic window:
- the klf9 gene encoding Krueppel-like factor 9 has translation MTAVAYSDFVAAQCLVSISNRKAVPPQEEVEGPLYSALDSRPTPAHSPALHLRNMPEQEAALHLPEPGPNKEHHDGPGEAWKDYCTLLTIAKSLLELNKYRPLPSPAYSHSDEELCSDSDVTTESGLSFSPSHSPGSCSSSTTPSHMDYSPEPGSTQPLPLTQDAPKSPTRPLGKDTAPVRSTNEKRHRCPYAGCGKVYGKSSHLKAHYRVHTGERPFPCTWPDCLKKFSRSDELTRHYRTHTGEKQFRCPLCEKRFMRSDHLTKHARRHTDFHPSMIKRSKRSNSSFT, from the exons ATGACAGCTGTCGCTTACAGTGACTTCGTTGCTGCTCAGTGTCTGGTGTCTATTTCTAATCGCAAAGCGGTGCCGCCACAGGAGGAAGTCGAGGGGCCCCTGTACTCGGCGCTGGACAGCCGCCCAACACCTGCACACTCGCCTGCGCTACACCTGAGGAACATGCCTGAGCAAGAGGCAGCGCTGCACCTGCCCGAGCCGGGGCCGAACAAGGAACACCACGACGGGCCGGGGGAAGCGTGGAAGGATTATTGTACTCTGCTAACTATAGCCAAGAGCTTGCTGGAGTTGAACAAGTACCGTCCCTTGCCTTCCCCTGCCTACAGTCACAGTGATGAGGAATTGTGCTCGGACAGCGACGTGACCACAGAGTCCGGCCTCAGCTTCAGCCCCTCACACAGCCCGGGCAGCTGCAGTAGCAGCACTACTCCCAGCCATATGGACTACAGCCCCGAACCCGGCTCCACGCAACCACTCCCACTCACCCAGGACGCGCCCAAATCCCCGACACGCCCACTCGGCAAGGACACCGCCCCGGTCAGGTCAACCaatgaaaaaaggcacaggtgtCCTTATGCTGGGTGTGGCAAAGTTTATGGGAAGTCTTCCCACCTTAAAGCCCATTACAGAGTCCATACAG GTGAACGCCCTTTTCCGTGTACGTGGCCTGACTGCCTTAAGAAGTTTTCTCGTTCCGATGAGTTGACTCGCCACTACAGAACCCATACGGGTGAGAAGCAGTTCCGATGTCCACTCTGCGAGAAGAGGTTCATGAGGAGTGATCACTTGACCAAACATGCACGTCGCCACACCGACTTCCATCCTAGCATGATCAAAAGGTCCAAAAGGTCCAATTCATCATTCACCTGA